The following are encoded in a window of Physeter macrocephalus isolate SW-GA chromosome 9, ASM283717v5, whole genome shotgun sequence genomic DNA:
- the TNFRSF10B gene encoding tumor necrosis factor receptor superfamily member 10B, translating into MALQAVTPRRLGQRAPRDSTGQRGQSPPAASGSRAGRPPGPRPRLRGPLALIFVVLGVLLSVTAASTMPTGKDGVHQQLTAPQGWRQNFWELCPPGYHVSEGGKNCISCTNGVDFTNHWNMLPSCLPCTICKSGEEERTPCTATKDTQCQCKPGTFHEEDSPEFCQKCSTGCPDGMVVAKSCNPFSDLKCVDQKSGTQASGEAPVPGKTVTMRRRLPTTPSPSWGTSQLGIGIVAGIIAACVLLLALIAYVFWRFFVQGYGVDPKCMDRVFFWCSCPPRGPGALDNAHNNMLINRDLLSILVAKKDLEDQEQDKLTGVMVQSPVEEKHLLEPAEAEGSHTRRRLLVPANGADPTESLRLFFDYFATAVSPNSWDSLMRQLGLTRNEILLAREAVRVPRDALYEMLETWVSNKGREASVNTLLDALETLGERLAKQKIQDHLLESGKYVYEDGEAGSAVS; encoded by the exons ATGGCTCTGCAGGCCGTCACCCCGCGGCGGCTGGGACAGCGAGCGCCCCGCGACAGCACGGGGCAGCGGGGACAGAGCCCACCGGCCGCCTCGGGCTCCCGAGCAGGGCGCCCCCCTGGTCCCAGGCCTCGGCTCCGGGGGCCCTTGGCTCTCATCTTTGTCGTCCTGGGTGTCCTGCTGTCG GTCACAGCTGCCTCAACCATGCCCACAGGGAAGGATGGAGTTCACCAGCAATTAACTGCCCCACAGGGATGGAGGCAGAACTTCTGGGAGTTGTGTCCACCAG gaTACCATGTATCAGAAGGTGGAAAAAACTGTATATCCTGTACAAATGGAGTGGACTTTACTAATCACTGGAATATGCTCCCTTCCTGCTTACCATGTACAATCTGTAAATCAG GTGAAGAAGAGAGGACCCCTTGCACGGCGACTAAGGACACACAGTGTCAGTGCAAACCTGGAACTTTCCATGAAGAAGACTCACCTGAGTTCTGCCAGAAGTGCAGCACTGG GTGCCCTGATGGGATGGTCGTGGCCAAGTCCTGTAACCCCTTCAGTGACCTCAAATGTGTGGACCAAAAATCAGGTACCCAGGCCAGTGGGGAGGCCCCGGTTCCTGGAAAGACAGTGACCATGCGCCGGAGACTGCCCaccactccctctccctcctggggCACTTCACAGCTGGGGATCGGAATTGTAGCTGGAATTATAGCTGCCTGTGTCCTGCTGCTGGCGCTGATCGCATATGTTTTCTGGCGGTTCTTCGTTCAAG GTTACGGTGTGGACCCTAAGTGCATGGACAGG GTCTTTTTCTGGTGCTCATGTCCCCCAAGAGGTCCTGGGGCTCTGGATAATGCCCACAACAACATGCTGATCAACAGAGATTTGCTGTCCATTCTGGTGGccaagaaggacctagaagatcAGGAGCAGGACAAGCTGACAGGTGTCATGGTACAGTCTCCGGTGGAAGAGAAGCATTTACTG GAACCAGCAGAAGCTGAAGGGTCTCACACGAGAAGAAGGCTGCTGGTTCCAGCAAACGGTGCAGACCCCACTGAAA GTCTGAGACTATTCTTCGATTACTTTGCAACCGCCGTGTCCCCTAACTCCTGGGACTCACTCATGAGGCAGTTGGGCCTCACGCGAAATGAGATCCTTCTGGCCAGAGAAGCGGTCCGGGTCCCTCGGGATGCCTTGTATGAAATGCTAGAGACCTGGGTCAGCAACAAGGGACGGGAGGCCTCAGTCAACACCCTGCTGGATGCCTTGGAAACACTGGGGGAAAGACTGGCAAAGCAGAAAATTCAGGACCACCTGCTGGAGTCGGGAAAGTATGTCTATGAAGATGGTGAAGCAGGCTCTGCTGTGTCCTGA